The window CCAGTACCCTTATTGCTCACTATATAGGGAGTGGACGTTTTAATCGCGCATCAAGCGTTGTCTATACAGCAGGACTATTGGCGTTAGGGCTCTCGCTCATTGTTATGATTATTGGGCATTACGGTGCAAATGATTTTTATCAGATGATGAGTAAAGATAACGAAGTCGTTCGATTAGGAACTCAATTTTTTGGTGTTTTATCGCTAGGGATGTCTCTTGTTTTTTTAGATGCCTTGGCATTTAGTGCACTAAGCGCTGGGGGAGATACTAAAAGTTCATTGTATATAAAAATTGGTTCGGCATTTTTAAATGGAGTGCTAAATTATCTCTTTATTTTTGGGCATGGCGGGTTTGAACCGATGGGGGTAGTGGGAGCTGCTTATGGAACTTTGTGCGCGTATGGCTTTAGTTTGATATTCTATGGATGGTTGTTTTACAAAGGAAAAATTTTAACGGTTATCCCCATCATAAATAAGAAAGATGTGCAGAGGATTTTTCGAATAGGTCTCCCCTCGGTTGCAGAACGTTTTATAGGAATTAGCGGATTTTTGGTTTTTATTTGGCTTATCGCCAGTTACAGTACGGAATCGTTAGCAGGATATCAAGTGGGATTACGTATTGAAGCGTTTGCCTTTATGCCGGGAGTCGGATTTTCAGTTGCGGCAATGGCTCTTGTCGGGCAATATATTGGAGCGAAAAACTATGAAGATGCCTACAAGGCAGGAGTTCTGAGTGCTAAAATAGCAATCAGTTTTATGGGAAGTGTAGGGATTATATTGATGGTTTTCCCCCATTTTTTAGTTGAGCTATTTACAACCGATACCGCAACCATTGAACAAGCAGTATTGTATTTGCGTTTTGTCGGAGCGGTTCAAATCCCTTTGGCATTGACATTTGTACTCAGCGGAGCTTTACGTGGTGCAGGTTCGACACGATTAACACTTCGTATCAGTTCACTTTCGTTATGGTTGTTTAGGATAGTACCGGCATGGTTGGTAGTGCAATTAGGTTATGGGATACTTGCCGTTTATGTGGCGATGACGGTAGAAACAATCATTAAAGGGTTTTGGTTTTGGCGTGAATACAAAAGTAGACGTTGGATGAAAAAGATTCTTTAAGAACCTTTTTCTACCTCCATTAATTGTTTGTATTGATTAATGATGGTGCTGAGACGGATGCGATCCGGCATTTTACGTGAAGCGATATAGCCGACAACTTCTCCATGTTCATTTAATTTTGGGACGATATTGACAACAACCCAATAATATTTACCGTCCTTACGAAGATTTTTAACATATCCTTCCCACGTTTTTCCCTCTTTGATGATTTTCCACATCCCCTCAAAGGCGGCTTTTGGCATATCAGGATGACGAAGGATGCTGTGGGGTTGTCCGATAGCTTCTTCTTTGGTATAAAGGGTCATTTCGGTGAATTTGCGGTTGACAAAAGTGATAACACCTTTTGTATCTGTCTCAGAAATGAGACTTCGTCCGTCAAACAGAACTTCTTCATTAACAGGTGCGGGACGTTTCATGGGCTATAAATCCTAGAATAAAATTTAAATCAACTACAAGCATTGTATCAAAAGTATCACAAAAAAACAAAGGCAAAATCAAACAGTTGCAGATTATAATAACAAAATGTATTACTGAGGAAGCAAATGTGAATGTTTTAGAACTCTTGAAAAAAATGATAGAATCGAAAAGTCAGACCCCTGATGATGGAGGATTGCTCGATTTTATTACCGAATATCTTGATGGATTTACGGCAATACGAATCGATATCGAAGGGGTAAAAAATCTTTTTGCCTATCGCCGTTTTGGAGAGGGTGAACATCTGTGTTTTGCAGGGCATGTTGATGTTGTCCCTTCCGGTGATGGCTGGGAAAGTGATCCGTATGTCGCAACATTGAGAGATGGATTTGTCTACGGGCGGGG of the Sulfuricurvum sp. genome contains:
- a CDS encoding MATE family efflux transporter, coding for MNSTSLRRRVVSLAVPAALKQLLDIVQLLIDMLMVGTLGVAALAAVGLSMQFMMVVQAIMSLFAVGASTLIAHYIGSGRFNRASSVVYTAGLLALGLSLIVMIIGHYGANDFYQMMSKDNEVVRLGTQFFGVLSLGMSLVFLDALAFSALSAGGDTKSSLYIKIGSAFLNGVLNYLFIFGHGGFEPMGVVGAAYGTLCAYGFSLIFYGWLFYKGKILTVIPIINKKDVQRIFRIGLPSVAERFIGISGFLVFIWLIASYSTESLAGYQVGLRIEAFAFMPGVGFSVAAMALVGQYIGAKNYEDAYKAGVLSAKIAISFMGSVGIILMVFPHFLVELFTTDTATIEQAVLYLRFVGAVQIPLALTFVLSGALRGAGSTRLTLRISSLSLWLFRIVPAWLVVQLGYGILAVYVAMTVETIIKGFWFWREYKSRRWMKKIL
- a CDS encoding PAS domain-containing protein; protein product: MKRPAPVNEEVLFDGRSLISETDTKGVITFVNRKFTEMTLYTKEEAIGQPHSILRHPDMPKAAFEGMWKIIKEGKTWEGYVKNLRKDGKYYWVVVNIVPKLNEHGEVVGYIASRKMPDRIRLSTIINQYKQLMEVEKGS